From Nocardia sp. XZ_19_385, the proteins below share one genomic window:
- the urtA gene encoding urea ABC transporter substrate-binding protein: protein MPESRAARRHPARLTKALVAPTALALAGLLLTACGAKDDASTGSTAASCVDTSKNSIKVGSLHSLSGTMAISEVTVANSTKLAVDQINAAGGVMGKKIELVLEDGASDPKTFAEKAEKLISSDCVAAVFGGWTSSSRKAMKPKFESLNSLLYYPVQYEGLEDSKNIFYTGATTNQQIIPALDYLKQKGVTSLYLVGSDYVFPQTANREIKAYAAANGIEIKGEDYTPLGSTDFSTIINKVRSAKAGAVFNTLNGDSNVAFFREYTNAGLKAAEMPVVSVSIAEEEVAGIGAQNVAGQLTAWNYYQTVDSPVNKKFVSDYKAAFGADKPTSDPMEAAYASVFLWKNTVEKAKSFAVADIQAAADGVSFEAPEGLVTIDGSNHHITKTARIGEIRPDGLIYTVWDSGKAVVPDPYLKSYDWAKGLK from the coding sequence ATGCCAGAATCCCGTGCCGCCCGCCGGCATCCTGCCCGCCTGACCAAAGCGCTGGTCGCGCCCACCGCGCTGGCACTCGCCGGCCTGTTGCTGACCGCCTGCGGCGCCAAGGACGACGCCTCCACCGGCTCGACCGCCGCCTCCTGCGTCGACACCTCCAAGAACTCGATCAAAGTCGGTTCGCTGCACTCGCTTTCGGGCACGATGGCGATCTCCGAGGTCACCGTCGCGAACTCCACCAAGCTGGCCGTGGACCAGATCAACGCCGCGGGCGGCGTCATGGGCAAGAAGATCGAGCTGGTGCTCGAGGACGGCGCCTCGGACCCGAAGACCTTCGCCGAGAAGGCCGAAAAATTGATCAGCTCCGACTGTGTCGCAGCGGTTTTCGGCGGCTGGACCTCCTCGAGCCGCAAGGCCATGAAGCCGAAATTCGAGAGCCTGAACTCGCTGCTCTACTACCCGGTCCAGTACGAGGGCCTGGAGGACAGCAAGAACATCTTCTACACCGGCGCCACCACCAACCAGCAGATCATCCCCGCGCTGGACTACCTGAAGCAGAAGGGCGTGACCTCGCTCTACCTGGTGGGCTCGGACTACGTCTTCCCGCAGACCGCCAACCGCGAGATCAAGGCGTACGCGGCGGCCAACGGCATCGAGATCAAGGGTGAGGACTACACCCCGCTCGGCTCCACCGATTTCTCCACAATCATCAACAAGGTGCGCAGCGCCAAGGCGGGTGCGGTCTTCAACACCCTCAACGGCGACTCCAACGTCGCGTTCTTCCGCGAGTACACCAACGCGGGCCTGAAAGCCGCTGAAATGCCGGTGGTTTCGGTGTCCATCGCCGAGGAAGAGGTCGCGGGCATCGGCGCGCAGAACGTCGCCGGCCAGCTCACGGCCTGGAACTACTACCAGACCGTCGATTCGCCGGTGAACAAGAAGTTCGTCAGCGACTACAAGGCCGCGTTCGGCGCCGACAAGCCGACCTCGGACCCGATGGAAGCCGCCTACGCCTCGGTCTTCCTGTGGAAGAACACCGTCGAGAAGGCGAAGTCGTTCGCGGTGGCCGACATTCAGGCCGCGGCCGACGGCGTCAGCTTCGAAGCGCCGGAGGGCCTGGTCACCATCGACGGCTCCAACCACCACATCACCAAGACCGCCCGGATCGGCGAGATCCGCCCGGACGGCCTGATCTACACGGTGTGGGACTCGGGCAAGGCCGTAGTGCCGGACCCGTACCTGAAGTCCTACGACTGGGCCAAAGGCCTGAAGTAG
- the urtB gene encoding urea ABC transporter permease subunit UrtB, whose protein sequence is MDVVIGQLFTGLSLGSILLLAALGLSLTFGQMGVINMAHGEFIMAGCYTTFVVQKVISSAGVSLFVSLLIGFLVGGVLGAALEMGLIRWMYDRPLDTLLVTFGVGLVLQQLARDIFGAPAKNVLAPSWLSGGVDIMGAVVPKTRIFILVLAVVAVTVLAVVLKTTPLGRRIRAVVQNRGLAETSGVSSRFTDISTFFIGSGLAGVAGVALTLIGSTSPTIGQSYLIDAFLVVVIGGLGQIKGTVIAAFALGLLNSFIEYSTTASIAKVIVFAAIVIFLQVRPQGLFTVRTRSLA, encoded by the coding sequence ATGGACGTGGTAATCGGCCAGCTCTTCACGGGGTTGAGCCTGGGATCGATTCTGCTGCTCGCGGCGCTGGGCCTGTCGCTGACCTTCGGTCAGATGGGCGTGATCAACATGGCGCACGGCGAGTTCATCATGGCCGGTTGCTACACGACTTTCGTTGTGCAGAAGGTCATCTCGTCGGCGGGCGTTTCGCTGTTCGTGTCCCTGCTGATCGGGTTTCTGGTCGGTGGCGTGCTGGGCGCCGCGCTGGAAATGGGTTTGATCCGCTGGATGTACGACCGGCCGCTGGACACCCTGCTGGTCACCTTCGGTGTCGGATTGGTGCTGCAACAGCTGGCCCGCGACATCTTCGGCGCGCCCGCCAAGAACGTGCTGGCACCCTCCTGGTTGAGCGGCGGCGTCGACATCATGGGCGCCGTGGTGCCCAAGACCCGCATCTTCATCCTGGTGCTGGCCGTGGTCGCCGTGACCGTGCTCGCGGTGGTGTTGAAGACGACGCCGCTCGGCCGCCGGATTCGCGCCGTGGTGCAGAACCGCGGCCTCGCCGAAACCAGCGGTGTGTCTTCCCGTTTCACCGATATCAGCACCTTCTTCATCGGCTCCGGCCTGGCCGGTGTCGCGGGTGTGGCGCTGACGCTGATCGGGTCGACCAGCCCCACCATCGGGCAGAGCTATCTGATCGACGCCTTCCTCGTGGTCGTGATCGGCGGGCTCGGGCAGATCAAGGGCACGGTCATCGCGGCGTTCGCGCTGGGCCTGCTCAATTCGTTCATCGAATACTCGACCACCGCGTCCATCGCGAAGGTCATCGTGTTCGCCGCGATCGTCATCTTCCTGCAGGTTCGTCCGCAGGGGCTGTTCACTGTCCGGACAAGGAGTCTGGCATGA
- the urtC gene encoding urea ABC transporter permease subunit UrtC, whose product MTTLTEKMRQHSSMTALSGFAFAAILLFAVAPAVLSDFRLNLLAKFLCFAIVAAGIGLAWGRGGMLTLGQGVFFGIGAYVMAMHLQMTDAARLGNDVPEFMEISGIRELPSFWQPFASAPVAILGILILPGLVAAVLGYGVFKRRVKGAYFAILSQALAAALAILLTGQQAIGGFTGLSDFRAFFGFKLSDPVNRQMLFFIAAGTLLVVVALVRQLMHSRYGELLVAVRDQEERVRFLGYDPANIKIVAYVVAAFFAGIAGALFTPIVGIISPADIGVVPSIAFLIGVAIGGRTTLLGPVLGAIGVAWAQTALSEQFPSGWTYLQGVLFIVVVGFIPAGLAGVWPMLKGFVDSRFRRTKAAVVVHEAPEVETVEPEKVETR is encoded by the coding sequence ATGACGACACTCACCGAGAAGATGCGCCAGCATTCTTCAATGACCGCGCTCAGCGGCTTCGCGTTCGCCGCCATCCTGCTGTTCGCGGTGGCTCCGGCGGTACTCAGCGACTTCCGGCTGAACCTGCTCGCCAAGTTCCTCTGCTTCGCCATCGTCGCGGCGGGCATCGGATTGGCTTGGGGCCGTGGCGGAATGCTCACCCTGGGTCAGGGTGTGTTCTTCGGCATCGGCGCCTACGTCATGGCGATGCACCTGCAGATGACCGACGCGGCCCGGCTCGGCAACGACGTGCCGGAGTTCATGGAGATCTCCGGAATCCGCGAATTGCCGTCGTTCTGGCAGCCTTTCGCCTCGGCTCCGGTGGCGATCCTCGGCATCCTGATCTTGCCCGGGCTGGTGGCCGCGGTGCTCGGGTACGGCGTGTTCAAGCGCCGGGTCAAGGGCGCCTACTTCGCCATCTTGAGCCAGGCGCTGGCAGCCGCGCTGGCCATCCTGCTCACCGGCCAGCAGGCCATCGGCGGGTTCACCGGCCTGTCGGATTTCCGGGCGTTCTTCGGCTTCAAGCTGTCGGACCCGGTGAACCGCCAGATGCTGTTCTTCATCGCCGCGGGCACGCTGCTGGTGGTGGTCGCGCTGGTGCGGCAGCTGATGCACAGCCGGTACGGGGAACTGCTGGTGGCCGTGCGGGATCAGGAGGAGCGCGTCCGCTTCCTCGGCTACGATCCGGCCAATATCAAGATCGTCGCGTACGTGGTGGCGGCGTTCTTCGCCGGTATCGCGGGTGCGCTGTTCACCCCGATCGTCGGCATCATCTCCCCCGCCGATATCGGCGTCGTGCCGTCGATCGCTTTCCTGATCGGCGTTGCCATCGGCGGTCGCACCACGCTGCTCGGACCGGTGCTGGGCGCGATCGGTGTGGCCTGGGCGCAGACCGCGCTCTCTGAGCAATTCCCGTCAGGCTGGACCTATCTGCAGGGCGTGCTGTTCATCGTGGTGGTCGGCTTCATTCCGGCGGGACTCGCGGGCGTGTGGCCGATGCTGAAGGGCTTCGTGGACAGCCGGTTCCGGCGTACGAAGGCCGCGGTCGTGGTGCACGAAGCCCCTGAAGTCGAAACCGTCGAGCCGGAGAAGGTGGAAACTCGATGA
- the urtD gene encoding urea ABC transporter ATP-binding protein UrtD — translation MTTATTHEPKLGGNAGMDSEYLEIRGLSVSFDGFKAVTDMDLTVLQGDLRFLIGPNGAGKTTLIDAITGLVPATGSAQKSGAELLGKKVHQIARLGVGRTFQTASVFEQLSVLQNLDIAAGAGRSALTLLRRRKSVLPSIEEALEITGLGALRDQPAGVLAHGQKQWLEIGMLLVQNASVLLLDEPVAGMSAEEREETGNLLRRIGGDRVVVVVEHDMDFMRAFATSVTVLAGGKVLSEGTVEQVQADPKVQEVYLGTAAAVGTELETEETAKVTVQEA, via the coding sequence ATGACCACGGCAACAACCCACGAGCCCAAGCTCGGCGGCAACGCGGGCATGGACAGCGAGTATCTCGAAATCCGCGGGCTCTCCGTCAGTTTCGACGGCTTCAAAGCCGTCACCGACATGGATCTCACTGTGCTGCAAGGCGATCTGCGATTCCTGATCGGCCCCAACGGCGCTGGTAAGACGACTTTGATCGACGCGATCACGGGCCTGGTGCCCGCCACCGGCTCGGCGCAGAAGTCCGGCGCGGAGCTGCTCGGCAAGAAGGTGCACCAGATCGCCCGGCTCGGCGTCGGCCGAACCTTCCAGACGGCAAGCGTTTTCGAGCAGTTGAGCGTCTTGCAGAATCTGGATATCGCGGCGGGCGCCGGGCGTTCGGCGCTGACACTGCTCCGGCGGCGCAAGTCGGTGCTGCCGAGTATCGAAGAGGCACTGGAGATCACGGGTCTGGGCGCGCTGCGCGACCAGCCCGCCGGTGTGCTCGCGCACGGACAGAAGCAGTGGCTGGAGATCGGCATGCTGCTGGTGCAGAACGCCTCGGTGCTGCTGCTCGACGAACCGGTCGCGGGCATGAGCGCCGAGGAACGCGAAGAGACCGGAAACCTGTTGCGCCGCATCGGCGGTGACCGTGTGGTCGTGGTCGTCGAGCACGACATGGACTTCATGCGCGCCTTCGCCACCTCCGTCACGGTGCTGGCCGGCGGCAAGGTGCTCAGCGAAGGCACCGTCGAGCAGGTTCAGGCCGATCCGAAGGTGCAGGAGGTCTACCTCGGCACCGCGGCCGCCGTCGGCACCGAACTCGAAACCGAGGAAACCGCCAAAGTTACAGTGCAGGAGGCCTGA
- the urtE gene encoding urea ABC transporter ATP-binding subunit UrtE, translating to MLELIDIHSGYGRTEVIHGVSVAVPDNSVVAVMGHNGAGKTTLLRTAVGLIGSKSGMIRFDGENITKLSPSRRVKRGIAYVPQGQQSFPQLSTAENLQVVADGRKRGKALIDESLDLFPALRELLPRKAGLLSGGQRQQLAIARALITEPKLLILDEPTEGIQPSVVAEIERTIIDLTQRGGLSVLLVEQHIGFALQAAQRYYVLQSGRVSSTGDGGAGAESAVRSAMAI from the coding sequence ATGCTCGAGCTGATCGACATCCACTCGGGTTACGGCCGGACCGAGGTGATCCACGGCGTCTCGGTCGCCGTGCCCGACAACAGCGTCGTCGCCGTGATGGGCCACAACGGTGCGGGCAAGACCACGCTGTTGCGCACCGCCGTCGGCCTGATCGGCAGCAAATCCGGGATGATCCGGTTCGACGGGGAGAACATCACCAAGCTGTCCCCCTCCCGGCGGGTCAAGCGCGGGATCGCCTACGTCCCGCAGGGGCAGCAGAGTTTTCCCCAGCTGTCCACAGCCGAGAATTTGCAGGTCGTCGCCGACGGCCGCAAACGCGGCAAAGCGCTGATCGACGAATCGCTCGACCTGTTCCCCGCGCTGCGTGAACTGCTCCCCCGCAAGGCCGGCCTGCTCTCCGGCGGTCAGCGCCAGCAACTGGCGATCGCGCGGGCCCTGATCACCGAGCCGAAATTGCTCATCCTGGACGAGCCCACCGAAGGTATCCAGCCCTCGGTGGTCGCCGAGATCGAGCGCACCATCATCGATCTGACCCAGCGCGGCGGCCTCAGCGTGCTGCTGGTGGAGCAGCACATCGGCTTCGCTCTGCAAGCGGCGCAACGCTATTACGTGCTGCAATCGGGGCGGGTGAGTTCCACCGGCGACGGTGGCGCGGGCGCGGAGTCCGCGGTCCGCTCGGCGATGGCGATCTGA
- a CDS encoding GntR family transcriptional regulator, producing the protein MAGRGRISLGERVYHAMRRDLAAGAIVPTERLREERLAEIYGVSRTPVREALARLQADGLVERQSDGLYPYRPRLGELDQLYELRILLEARGIQRVLGRTGAPSSFPGWAPWDPAAAHDLSLVHAELDTWKRLRDNPPEPGPALVAADEQFHTTLLAAAGNRALTEALSAVYIRVRPVRTLDLYTTERIAAMTDDHITIAEHLLSGDPDTALRALLAHLEMSRTHVLARAQQALEFTKLGRAMRD; encoded by the coding sequence ATGGCCGGCAGGGGGCGGATATCGCTGGGCGAGCGGGTGTATCACGCTATGCGGCGCGATCTGGCCGCGGGCGCGATCGTCCCCACCGAACGGCTGCGCGAGGAACGGCTGGCCGAAATCTACGGTGTCTCACGCACTCCGGTGCGCGAGGCGCTGGCCCGCCTACAGGCCGACGGGTTGGTCGAGCGCCAATCCGACGGCCTGTACCCGTACCGGCCGCGGCTGGGCGAGCTCGATCAGCTCTACGAACTGCGAATCCTGCTGGAAGCCAGGGGTATCCAGCGGGTACTCGGACGTACCGGCGCACCGTCGTCGTTTCCGGGCTGGGCGCCCTGGGACCCGGCTGCGGCCCATGATCTTTCGCTGGTCCACGCGGAACTGGACACCTGGAAGCGGCTGCGCGACAACCCGCCCGAACCCGGACCCGCGCTCGTCGCCGCCGACGAACAGTTTCACACCACGCTGCTCGCGGCGGCAGGGAATAGGGCGTTGACCGAGGCACTTTCGGCGGTCTACATCCGAGTTCGGCCGGTCCGCACCCTGGACCTCTACACAACCGAACGCATTGCCGCGATGACGGACGACCACATCACGATCGCCGAGCACCTGCTGTCCGGCGATCCGGATACCGCGCTGCGTGCTTTGCTCGCGCACCTGGAGATGTCCCGCACGCACGTGCTGGCGCGGGCACAGCAGGCGCTGGAGTTCACGAAACTCGGCCGGGCCATGCGTGATTAG
- a CDS encoding nuclease-related domain-containing protein — MLVKIRAGAQLSAAEQEFVDCLRSYPSTGLAAVDVHVGVHGTRQIDAVVITPRGITVAEIRGFRKRQSGILNITDEGPWKVSEAPADLDDSDTSPIDRLEQCVYAVRTKLERALQDPGDVCGVVVLVPERGAMVRPARTAIRPGLDVVIANVDDATELRIYLEGFSAGARSWTVDRVVQAAQVLGLDPPPSRAELLADGFDEVRPTPLGEVTPSTKPPRPQRPPHTPGPQTRRQKAGAWGAVVVAVIGMLLVLWVIAKVFIDGSAQSDPAPAQTTSVTPSPPSYTPKNCFPFQTTC, encoded by the coding sequence ATGCTGGTGAAGATCAGGGCGGGAGCGCAGCTCTCGGCAGCCGAACAGGAGTTTGTCGACTGCCTGCGTTCCTACCCGAGCACCGGCCTCGCCGCCGTAGATGTCCACGTTGGGGTGCACGGCACCCGCCAGATCGACGCGGTGGTCATCACCCCGCGCGGCATCACCGTCGCCGAGATCCGCGGCTTCCGCAAGCGGCAGAGCGGGATTCTCAATATCACCGACGAGGGACCCTGGAAGGTCAGCGAGGCGCCCGCCGACCTCGACGACAGCGACACCAGTCCTATCGACCGACTGGAGCAGTGCGTCTACGCGGTGCGTACGAAACTAGAACGGGCACTGCAGGATCCAGGGGACGTCTGCGGTGTCGTGGTGCTGGTCCCGGAGCGCGGCGCGATGGTCCGCCCGGCCCGCACAGCTATTCGACCCGGTCTCGATGTGGTGATCGCGAACGTCGACGACGCCACCGAGCTACGCATCTATCTGGAGGGCTTCTCCGCCGGCGCCCGCAGCTGGACCGTGGACCGGGTGGTCCAGGCGGCGCAGGTGCTGGGCCTGGATCCGCCGCCGTCGCGCGCGGAACTGCTCGCCGACGGGTTCGACGAGGTCAGGCCCACCCCGCTCGGCGAGGTGACACCGTCGACCAAGCCACCCCGCCCGCAGCGCCCGCCGCACACCCCGGGCCCGCAGACCAGACGCCAGAAGGCGGGCGCCTGGGGCGCGGTCGTCGTCGCCGTGATCGGCATGCTGCTCGTACTCTGGGTGATCGCAAAGGTTTTCATCGACGGGTCCGCGCAATCCGACCCCGCACCCGCCCAGACGACCTCGGTCACACCTTCGCCCCCGTCTTACACCCCGAAAAACTGCTTCCCATTCCAGACCACCTGCTGA
- a CDS encoding carboxymuconolactone decarboxylase family protein: MTEPRIAPGRVRELGPINWVVWQVLSRAAGTSDAHLFSTLGRTGGLFRGWLHYSGKLMPGGRLPRHEAELVIMRVAHLRECEYEMDHHIRLGKKAGVTPEILERLRSGPTAPGWSDKHRALLTAVDQIVATRDLDDTAWAALAAHYDERRLIEIVLLTNQYEGLAASITALRIQRDGF, from the coding sequence ATGACGGAACCACGGATCGCACCTGGCCGGGTCCGGGAACTCGGACCTATCAATTGGGTTGTCTGGCAGGTGCTTTCCCGCGCCGCGGGCACCAGCGACGCACACCTGTTCAGCACGCTCGGCCGCACCGGCGGCCTGTTCCGCGGCTGGCTGCACTACTCCGGCAAACTCATGCCCGGCGGGCGGCTGCCGCGGCACGAGGCCGAGCTCGTCATCATGCGGGTCGCCCATCTGCGCGAATGCGAATACGAGATGGACCACCACATCCGGCTCGGCAAGAAGGCGGGCGTCACGCCCGAGATCCTCGAACGCCTGCGCAGCGGCCCCACCGCGCCCGGCTGGTCGGACAAGCACCGCGCGCTGCTCACCGCCGTCGACCAGATCGTGGCGACCCGCGATCTCGACGACACCGCCTGGGCCGCGCTCGCCGCGCACTACGACGAGCGCCGCCTCATCGAAATCGTCCTGCTCACCAATCAATACGAGGGCCTGGCCGCCTCCATCACCGCCCTGCGCATCCAACGCGACGGGTTCTGA